From Candidatus Poribacteria bacterium:
AAGATTTGCAACATCATTGAGTGGTAACAACGGAAAAATTCTGGAGTGCTTCATTAGTCTATTTTTGTAGGGGCACCTCTTGCGGGTGCCCTCCAAACTTTTTCTGACTTTTGACCGCTAAGATAGGAGGGCGACATGTCAAAAGAGAAAGATCAAACTCAGGACACGACCATATCGCGGCGGAGTTTCCTGAAGGGTGTGGGCACCGGCGCGGTTGCCGCAAGCGTTGCACCAAATGTTCTCATCGGTGCAGAAACGGCAGCGGAAGCCCAGATGGGTGAAGAAATCACCCGCGCTAAAATCAAACTCAATATCAACAACAAAGCCTACGAAGTTGAGGTAGAACCACGTACGACACTGTTGAGCGTCTTGCGAGACGGTTTCGATACCAGCGGCAATCGCCTGGATCTGACCGGCGCAAAGCCCATCTGCGAACGTGGCGAGTGTGGTGGGTGTACGGTGCAGGTTGATGGAAAGGTAGTTTACGCTTGTATGATGCTCGCTCTCGACGCACAAGGGAAGCAGATCACCACCGTCGAGGGGCTTGCCAACGGCGATCAGTTACATCCGGTCCAAGAGGCATTTGTCCAGCACGATGCCTTGATGTGTGGTTTCTGCACACCCGGTTTTGTCGTGGCTGCGAAATCATTTTTAGATCAGAATCCGAGTCCAAGCCATGAAGAGATTAAGGAAGGGTTGGCGGGCAATATCTGCCGCTGCGGGACTTATCCCTTTATCTTTGAGGCCGTCAAAACGGCTTCGCGGAAGATGGGAGGCTAGAAAATGGCATCATGGGGAAAAGCAAGGGATTCGCGCTTGATTGGCAAACGGATCGCGCGTTTATCAGGCGCTGATAAAGTTACTGGAAAGGCAAAGTATACGTTTGACATCAATCGTCCCGGAATGCTTTACGGTTATATCCTGCGGTCACCGGTGGCACATGCGACCATCACCGGCATTGATCTCA
This genomic window contains:
- a CDS encoding twin-arginine translocation signal domain-containing protein, coding for MSKEKDQTQDTTISRRSFLKGVGTGAVAASVAPNVLIGAETAAEAQMGEEITRAKIKLNINNKAYEVEVEPRTTLLSVLRDGFDTSGNRLDLTGAKPICERGECGGCTVQVDGKVVYACMMLALDAQGKQITTVEGLANGDQLHPVQEAFVQHDALMCGFCTPGFVVAAKSFLDQNPSPSHEEIKEGLAGNICRCGTYPFIFEAVKTASRKMGG